In a genomic window of Thiosocius teredinicola:
- a CDS encoding DUF3299 domain-containing protein, with protein sequence MTSIRMLPLLLAVLSLAACSQSEPPENAAAQTDAPAPPAVTDLRQSNNPAAAAQAAAEQSEPAAAKTEAAPETPATGGTKEIEWDNLIPDDFQPEKLMEEFNLDEISDDDPRAEEFMIKLKELWDKAPVRQELDGQAVKIPGFVVPVEGDEKETTGFLLVPYYGACVHVPPPPANQTIYVVTEAGKGTKPNLFDVIWVSGTMSVQRIDNDVAEAGYTLYASDIAPYE encoded by the coding sequence ATGACTTCAATACGCATGTTGCCGCTTTTGCTGGCCGTCTTATCGCTTGCTGCGTGCTCGCAATCCGAGCCCCCCGAAAATGCCGCTGCGCAGACCGATGCCCCGGCACCGCCGGCGGTGACCGACCTGCGCCAGTCCAACAACCCGGCCGCCGCCGCGCAAGCCGCCGCGGAGCAAAGCGAGCCGGCTGCGGCCAAGACTGAAGCAGCGCCCGAAACGCCAGCCACAGGGGGAACCAAGGAGATCGAGTGGGACAATCTGATCCCCGACGACTTTCAGCCAGAGAAGCTGATGGAGGAGTTCAACCTCGACGAGATCTCCGATGACGACCCGCGTGCAGAAGAATTCATGATCAAACTCAAGGAGTTATGGGACAAGGCACCGGTTCGCCAGGAACTTGACGGACAAGCGGTGAAGATTCCCGGGTTCGTCGTCCCGGTCGAAGGCGACGAGAAAGAAACCACCGGATTCCTGCTCGTCCCCTACTACGGCGCCTGTGTGCACGTGCCCCCGCCGCCGGCCAATCAGACCATCTACGTCGTTACCGAAGCCGGCAAGGGCACCAAACCGAACCTGTTCGACGTGATCTGGGTAAGCGGCACGATGAGCGTGCAGCGTATCGACAATGACGTGGCCGAAGCCGGCTACACCCTGTACGCGAGCGATATCGCGCCCTATGAGTAA
- a CDS encoding FeoA family protein, translating into MDALSQLKRLSDLAVGQRLRLVRVDGGMRLKRRLLALGLSIGGEAEVVQRRGGGVVLARGGNRVALGEGVAQKLFAEVLD; encoded by the coding sequence GTGGACGCATTGTCGCAACTCAAACGCCTTAGCGATCTGGCAGTGGGCCAGCGTCTGCGCCTGGTACGCGTCGACGGCGGCATGCGACTCAAGCGCCGGTTGCTGGCCCTGGGTTTGAGCATCGGCGGCGAGGCCGAAGTCGTGCAACGGCGCGGCGGTGGGGTCGTGCTGGCGCGCGGCGGCAATCGCGTCGCCCTGGGCGAAGGTGTTGCACAGAAGCTGTTTGCCGAGGTGCTCGACTGA
- the feoB gene encoding Fe(2+) transporter permease subunit FeoB, which yields MAGCCPPNSVADGAGSAARAAGSLTIAVAGNPNCGKSALFNALTGIRQKTGNWPGVTVERKEGRCRIDAHDVVVVDLPGIYSFDAASLDEQVTRDYLLSRDADLVVNVIDAANLERNLYFSVQLLEMGVPLVVALNMMDVARKRGIDIDAGELARRLGCPVVPIVATTGEGLSELKARMLAVADERAAPGFPLALDEAVEQALLKLEPLLDDAAPSNRRWLALKLLEGEQVGVLSDDMQQQVDDIRAWVAERYGKDVGLAIADTRFTHAHTLAREVSRHAQPVSRTFSDRIDKLVLGRWTGIPLFLAVMYLMFLFTINVGGAFIDFFDGVAGALFVDGLGELITASGGPDWLRVLLADGAGAGLQVVATFIPIIAALYLFLSVLEDSGYMARAAFVMDRSMRAIGLPGKAFVPLIVGFGCNVPAIMATRTLENERERKLTILMNPFMSCGARLPVYALFAAAFFPTSGQNVVFALYLTGIVVAILTGLMMKKSLLPGNSTGFMMELPPYHLPTLKGVMLRAWDRVRLFVKEAGQVIVVMVVVLNLLNSLGTDGSFGNEDSEHSVLSETARVVTPLFAPMGIREDNWPAVVGIFSGVLAKEVVVGTLDNLYTSLGRSGNAADQGAFELWPALQAAAATVPANLAELSGAILDPLGLNVVEAHDATAHGVDDAVFGAMHARFDGQAGAFAYLLFVLLYFPCVATIGVIRRETGAAWAAFVATWSTGVAYFTATVFYQLATYSAHPQRSLVWTVGLLSVLGLVVFGLRLWARRGGRQPDAFDWAER from the coding sequence ATGGCCGGTTGCTGTCCGCCGAACAGCGTCGCGGATGGAGCCGGGAGTGCGGCGCGTGCCGCGGGTTCGTTAACGATCGCCGTCGCCGGCAATCCCAACTGTGGCAAGTCGGCTTTGTTCAACGCCCTGACCGGTATCCGGCAGAAGACGGGCAACTGGCCCGGCGTGACGGTCGAACGCAAGGAAGGCCGCTGCCGAATCGATGCGCACGATGTCGTGGTTGTCGACTTGCCGGGCATCTACTCCTTCGATGCCGCTTCGCTCGATGAACAAGTCACCCGGGACTACCTGCTGTCGCGCGATGCCGATCTGGTCGTCAACGTGATCGATGCGGCCAATCTCGAACGTAATCTGTATTTCTCCGTGCAATTGCTCGAGATGGGTGTGCCGTTGGTGGTCGCGCTGAACATGATGGATGTCGCGCGCAAGCGGGGCATCGATATCGATGCAGGCGAGCTGGCGCGTCGCCTGGGCTGTCCGGTAGTGCCGATTGTCGCGACGACGGGCGAAGGGCTGAGCGAGCTCAAGGCCAGGATGCTGGCGGTCGCCGACGAACGCGCCGCGCCTGGCTTTCCGTTGGCGCTCGACGAAGCGGTAGAGCAGGCGCTGCTCAAACTCGAACCGCTGCTCGACGACGCTGCGCCGAGCAACCGTCGCTGGCTTGCGCTGAAGCTGCTCGAAGGCGAACAAGTCGGTGTCTTGTCAGACGACATGCAACAGCAGGTAGATGATATCCGCGCCTGGGTTGCTGAGCGTTATGGCAAAGATGTTGGACTGGCCATCGCCGACACGCGCTTCACCCATGCACATACGCTGGCGCGCGAAGTCTCCCGCCATGCCCAACCGGTGTCGCGCACCTTCAGCGACCGGATTGACAAACTGGTGCTCGGACGCTGGACCGGCATCCCGCTGTTCCTCGCCGTGATGTACCTGATGTTTCTGTTCACGATCAATGTCGGCGGCGCCTTTATCGATTTCTTTGACGGTGTCGCCGGCGCGCTGTTCGTCGACGGTCTGGGCGAACTCATAACGGCGAGCGGTGGCCCCGACTGGCTGCGCGTGCTGCTTGCCGACGGCGCCGGTGCCGGACTGCAGGTGGTGGCGACATTCATCCCGATCATTGCTGCGCTGTATCTGTTTCTCTCGGTACTCGAAGACTCCGGTTACATGGCGCGCGCGGCCTTCGTGATGGACCGCTCGATGCGCGCGATTGGTCTGCCGGGCAAGGCATTCGTGCCGTTGATTGTCGGTTTCGGCTGCAACGTGCCGGCGATCATGGCGACCCGTACGCTGGAAAACGAACGCGAACGCAAGCTGACGATCCTGATGAATCCATTCATGTCGTGCGGTGCGCGCCTGCCGGTGTATGCCTTGTTCGCGGCGGCATTTTTCCCGACATCGGGGCAGAACGTGGTGTTCGCACTGTACCTTACCGGCATCGTGGTCGCGATTCTGACCGGGCTGATGATGAAGAAGTCGCTGCTGCCCGGTAACAGCACCGGCTTCATGATGGAGCTGCCGCCGTATCACCTGCCGACGCTCAAAGGCGTGATGTTGCGCGCCTGGGATCGGGTGCGGCTGTTCGTCAAAGAGGCGGGGCAGGTGATTGTTGTCATGGTCGTCGTGCTCAACCTGCTCAATTCGCTCGGTACCGATGGCTCGTTCGGCAACGAAGACAGCGAACACTCGGTGCTCAGTGAAACGGCACGGGTCGTCACACCGCTGTTCGCACCGATGGGAATCCGCGAAGACAACTGGCCGGCAGTGGTCGGTATCTTCTCCGGCGTGTTGGCCAAGGAGGTGGTCGTCGGCACGCTCGACAATCTCTACACCTCGCTAGGGCGCTCGGGCAACGCGGCCGATCAAGGCGCATTCGAGCTGTGGCCGGCTTTGCAAGCAGCCGCCGCTACCGTCCCGGCGAACCTGGCCGAACTCTCCGGTGCCATCCTCGACCCCTTGGGTTTGAATGTCGTCGAAGCGCACGATGCGACTGCGCACGGGGTAGACGATGCGGTGTTCGGTGCGATGCACGCCCGCTTCGACGGGCAGGCCGGAGCCTTCGCCTATCTGTTGTTCGTGCTGCTGTATTTTCCCTGCGTCGCGACCATCGGTGTCATACGCCGTGAGACGGGGGCAGCCTGGGCGGCGTTTGTCGCCACCTGGTCGACTGGCGTGGCCTATTTCACTGCGACCGTGTTCTATCAACTGGCTACCTACAGTGCACACCCGCAGCGCTCGCTGGTGTGGACTGTCGGCCTGTTGAGCGTGCTTGGGTTGGTCGTGTTCGGCCTGCGGTTGTGGGCGCGGCGTGGCGGACGCCAGCCGGACGCCTTTGATTGGGCCGAGCGATGA
- a CDS encoding FeoC-like transcriptional regulator, translating to MILSKVLGLLERRGGATLAEIAAAVDAPLDAVELMLETLQRRGLVRRETPSAGCGSSCTQCAQKPTAIYLPAQAAPEATDVKECVIAVPVRREGRR from the coding sequence ATGATTCTGTCCAAAGTGCTTGGGCTGCTCGAGCGGCGCGGCGGTGCGACGCTCGCCGAAATCGCCGCTGCGGTGGATGCCCCACTGGACGCGGTCGAGCTGATGCTCGAGACGCTGCAGCGCCGCGGCCTCGTTCGCCGTGAAACGCCGTCAGCCGGTTGTGGTTCGAGTTGCACGCAGTGTGCGCAGAAGCCGACGGCGATCTACCTGCCGGCGCAGGCCGCGCCTGAAGCCACCGACGTCAAGGAATGCGTGATTGCCGTACCGGTTCGTCGCGAGGGGCGACGCTAG
- a CDS encoding M1 family metallopeptidase, with protein MSVELIPAAGEMRVTDEISVDRASDRFEFVLNSGLSLTTASGRLETVSTSSDGLRTAYRVTLKTPGKRLKLHYHGRPVFSEQRGHGDMPQGVVSQQAVYLDGASAWYPVFDAAITQTLIEISLPDGWQSLSMGRRDAGEAAVTWTSNAPLDDIYLLAGRFVRHARQHGDVTLSVWLLNDDPELADRYLGIMGDYIDHYSRLIGAYPFEKFAVVENHWQTGYGMPSFTLLGSQVMRLPFIPYTSLPHEILHNWWGNGVWIDYDNGNWSEGLTAYLADHWMQERQGKSDQYRLKALQRYSNYAAENHDQPLTRFVSRHNEASQSIGYSKSLMVFHMLRRALGDDAFAAGLKRLWSQHKFTRIGFVDAVNTVIGDDKAMQQQFAPWLMRPGAPHIGLGTVDVEQRGSGFHVLAQIHQRGNTAFSFDLPIAITLHGESEARWFTHHMSGDATPFEITLPAAPLRIDIDPQYDLLRYLDATEQPPALNRLFGGNSWLILPNDASDAMLEAWHDLARHWQQTFPGLRVTTDSTSIDAEDNRLLLGWDNRLLASATALFERDTQTLTRNGLQIGNTTYRADDHSVVLVSTDAHGVTTGFIGASNPTAVAALARKLTHYGSFGRLVFDAQTSQNQVRDALTSSHSTLSRQLTDAAVPLLTAPRAVLGDNPTSP; from the coding sequence ATGTCGGTCGAACTCATCCCCGCGGCCGGCGAAATGCGCGTGACCGACGAGATCAGCGTCGATCGGGCGAGCGATAGATTCGAGTTCGTTCTCAACAGCGGCCTATCGCTCACCACCGCATCCGGCCGCCTCGAAACCGTATCGACTTCGTCCGACGGGCTGCGCACCGCCTATCGTGTCACATTAAAGACGCCAGGCAAGCGACTAAAGTTGCATTACCATGGCCGCCCCGTGTTTTCCGAGCAACGCGGCCACGGTGATATGCCGCAAGGTGTCGTGTCGCAGCAGGCGGTATATCTCGATGGCGCGTCGGCGTGGTATCCCGTGTTCGATGCCGCCATCACGCAAACCTTGATCGAGATTAGCCTGCCCGACGGTTGGCAGAGCCTCAGTATGGGCCGGCGCGATGCCGGCGAGGCCGCCGTGACCTGGACATCAAATGCGCCGCTCGACGATATCTACCTGCTTGCCGGTCGCTTCGTGCGGCACGCACGCCAGCACGGCGATGTCACGCTGTCGGTCTGGTTGCTCAATGACGATCCGGAGCTGGCTGATCGCTACCTCGGCATCATGGGCGACTACATCGATCACTACAGCCGCCTGATCGGTGCCTACCCGTTCGAGAAGTTCGCCGTCGTCGAGAACCACTGGCAGACCGGCTACGGTATGCCGTCGTTCACCCTGCTCGGCTCGCAGGTGATGCGGCTGCCGTTCATTCCCTATACCTCGCTGCCGCACGAGATCCTGCACAACTGGTGGGGCAACGGAGTCTGGATCGACTACGACAACGGTAACTGGAGCGAGGGGCTGACAGCCTACCTGGCCGATCACTGGATGCAGGAACGCCAGGGCAAGAGCGATCAGTATCGCTTGAAGGCGTTGCAGCGTTACAGCAACTACGCCGCAGAGAACCACGACCAACCGCTGACGCGCTTCGTCAGCCGGCACAACGAAGCCAGCCAGTCGATCGGCTACAGCAAGTCGCTGATGGTCTTCCACATGCTGCGGCGTGCGCTCGGCGATGACGCCTTCGCCGCCGGACTCAAAAGGCTGTGGAGCCAGCACAAGTTCACCCGCATCGGTTTCGTCGACGCCGTGAACACGGTCATCGGTGACGACAAAGCCATGCAGCAGCAATTCGCACCCTGGCTTATGCGACCCGGCGCACCGCACATCGGTCTCGGAACGGTCGACGTCGAACAACGCGGTAGCGGATTCCACGTGCTCGCGCAGATCCACCAACGCGGCAACACCGCCTTCAGTTTCGACCTGCCGATCGCGATCACCCTGCACGGAGAGTCTGAAGCCCGCTGGTTCACTCACCACATGTCCGGTGACGCCACACCGTTCGAGATCACCTTGCCCGCAGCGCCCCTGCGAATCGATATCGACCCGCAATACGACCTGCTGCGCTATCTGGATGCCACCGAACAGCCGCCAGCACTCAACCGCCTTTTCGGCGGCAACAGCTGGCTGATCCTGCCGAACGATGCCTCGGACGCAATGCTCGAAGCCTGGCACGATCTGGCGCGCCATTGGCAGCAGACATTCCCCGGCCTGCGGGTAACGACCGACTCGACCTCGATCGATGCGGAAGACAATCGCCTGTTGCTCGGGTGGGACAATCGCCTGTTGGCGTCGGCAACCGCCTTGTTCGAGCGCGATACACAGACCCTGACCAGGAACGGACTGCAAATCGGTAACACGACCTATCGCGCTGACGATCACAGTGTCGTGCTCGTCAGCACCGATGCGCACGGCGTGACGACCGGTTTCATCGGCGCATCCAACCCGACCGCAGTCGCGGCATTGGCCCGCAAGCTCACCCACTACGGCAGCTTCGGGCGCCTGGTGTTCGATGCGCAAACCAGTCAAAACCAGGTGCGCGATGCACTGACGTCGAGTCATTCGACCTTGAGCCGGCAACTTACCGATGCAGCAGTGCCGCTGCTGACCGCCCCGCGCGCGGTGCTGGGGGATAACCCGACCTCTCCGTGA
- a CDS encoding ChaN family lipoprotein → MSAILISAVAASETTTGQTPIVVETAKSATLPEVMSRLKGERVVYVGETHTAYADHLLQLDVLKAMAADSAPLAVGVEWFQARFQPVLDDYSAGRIDEAELLRRTEYYDRWRFDYRLYRPILQFAKDNGIPLVALNASRELTNEIRRVGIDGLSQEFKQDLPDGYDFADKAYADRLREMFKQHPAGDAQFDRFLEVQLTWDEMMAQRAADYLKANPDARMLVLAGKGHIGGRSGIPNRVARRTGIDGTVIGSFNPATAMFGEADFLVLINDQPLPPPGLMQIMLDERDEGVFVKDFSDGSPAEKAGVEKKDRIVKINDIPIDHYADVKIAMIDELPGNEVSVTVERDSLFRGKKTLSLSFKLGGEVMMSPH, encoded by the coding sequence ATGAGTGCAATCCTGATCTCCGCCGTGGCGGCTTCCGAAACAACGACAGGCCAGACTCCGATTGTTGTCGAGACGGCAAAAAGCGCAACCCTGCCAGAAGTCATGTCGCGTCTCAAAGGTGAGCGCGTGGTTTATGTCGGCGAGACACACACGGCATATGCCGACCATCTGCTGCAGCTCGACGTACTCAAGGCCATGGCGGCAGACTCCGCGCCGTTGGCTGTCGGGGTTGAATGGTTTCAGGCGCGCTTTCAACCTGTCCTCGACGACTACAGCGCCGGGCGCATCGATGAAGCCGAGCTGCTGCGCCGCACCGAATACTACGACCGCTGGCGATTCGACTACCGGTTATACCGACCGATACTGCAGTTTGCCAAAGACAACGGCATTCCGCTGGTCGCGTTGAACGCGTCGCGCGAACTGACCAACGAGATCCGCCGGGTCGGCATCGACGGTCTGTCGCAGGAATTCAAACAGGATCTGCCGGACGGCTACGATTTTGCCGACAAGGCCTATGCCGACCGGTTGCGCGAGATGTTCAAGCAGCACCCGGCAGGCGATGCGCAATTCGATCGATTCCTCGAAGTGCAGCTCACCTGGGACGAGATGATGGCGCAACGTGCCGCGGATTATCTCAAGGCCAATCCGGATGCGCGCATGCTGGTATTGGCGGGCAAGGGGCATATCGGTGGACGTAGCGGCATCCCCAATCGCGTGGCGCGGCGTACCGGCATTGATGGCACGGTCATCGGCAGCTTCAACCCGGCGACAGCCATGTTCGGTGAGGCGGACTTCCTGGTGCTGATCAACGATCAGCCCCTACCGCCGCCGGGCCTTATGCAGATCATGCTCGATGAACGCGACGAAGGTGTGTTCGTCAAAGATTTTTCCGACGGCAGTCCTGCGGAGAAGGCGGGCGTCGAAAAGAAAGACCGGATCGTCAAGATCAACGATATACCGATCGATCACTATGCCGATGTGAAGATCGCCATGATCGACGAGCTGCCGGGCAACGAGGTCAGCGTGACCGTCGAGCGTGACAGCCTGTTTCGTGGCAAGAAGACCTTGTCGCTGAGTTTCAAGCTCGGCGGCGAAGTCATGATGTCGCCGCACTGA
- a CDS encoding glycogen/starch/alpha-glucan phosphorylase, giving the protein MPALPSGSNDLSEDIRRYLEYHLGRFLGCDRFYLYEALAYTVRDRIMSEWRNTWCMYKRDGVRRSHYLSLEYLIGRSLGNHLLNLDLEEPVDKAVKDFAIALEEIEDTEPDAGLGNGGLGRLAACFLDSCATLGLPVTGYGLRYEYGMFHQHIENGYQVEDPDHWLRDGHPWEVERPEYTQFIKFGGRTEHFTDLQGRPRARWIDTEDVLAVPYDVPVSGYRNNIVNTLRLWSASATDAFNLHEFNAGDYADSVASKNEAENITMVLYPNDANENGKELRLRQQYFLTSASLQDVFRQWGDQPLTQFAECNVFQLNDTHPSIAVAELMRLLLDDPDKRLEWNDAWEITRNCMAYTNHTLLPEALERWPVRLFAQLLPRLLEIIYEINARFLADVRQRWPGDTDRVRRMSLIEEGPDPQVRMAYLAIVGSFSVNGVAALHSDLLTKGLFKDFYELWPEKFNNKTNGVTPRRWLAMSNPQLAELLTETIGDGWQADLGRLEKLKPWADDGDKNFMKRWQEIRLHNKRRLADMVLALTGVRFDPSSLFDIQVKRIHEYKRQLLNVLHVIHLYNRIRSGDTENWVNRCVLIGGKAAPGYQRAKEIIKLINNVASVINGDPAVGDRLKVVFLPNYGVTKMMYICPAADLSEQISTAGKEASGTGNMKFMMNGSITIGTYDGANIEIMDAVGEENFFLFGLKAEEVAGLRGRYNPQSYIDSDPDLAAVIDLLESDHFSAIEPCLFRGIIDSIKSPHDPWMTLADFRSYIDAQASAEAAWRDQDQWVRMSIRNCASSGGFSTDRTISEYNDDIWKLKALS; this is encoded by the coding sequence ATGCCGGCCCTGCCCTCCGGTTCGAATGACCTGAGCGAGGATATCCGGCGGTACCTCGAATACCACCTCGGACGCTTCCTCGGTTGTGACCGTTTCTACCTGTACGAGGCACTCGCCTACACCGTGCGCGATCGCATCATGAGCGAGTGGCGCAACACCTGGTGCATGTACAAGCGCGACGGCGTACGCCGCTCGCACTACCTGTCGCTCGAATACCTGATCGGCCGCTCGCTGGGCAACCACCTGCTCAACCTCGATCTCGAAGAACCGGTCGACAAGGCGGTCAAGGATTTCGCCATCGCGCTCGAAGAAATCGAAGATACCGAACCGGATGCCGGCCTGGGCAACGGGGGTCTCGGGCGTCTGGCAGCCTGCTTCCTCGATAGCTGTGCCACGCTCGGCCTGCCGGTTACCGGCTACGGCCTGCGCTACGAGTACGGCATGTTTCACCAGCACATCGAGAACGGCTACCAGGTCGAAGACCCCGACCACTGGCTGCGCGATGGCCACCCGTGGGAAGTTGAGCGCCCCGAGTACACGCAGTTCATCAAGTTCGGTGGCCGCACTGAACACTTTACCGACCTGCAGGGCCGCCCGCGCGCACGCTGGATCGACACCGAAGACGTGCTGGCCGTGCCCTACGATGTGCCGGTATCCGGTTACCGCAACAACATCGTCAACACCTTGCGATTGTGGTCGGCTTCGGCAACCGATGCGTTCAACCTGCACGAATTCAACGCGGGCGACTACGCCGACTCGGTGGCAAGCAAGAACGAAGCGGAAAACATCACGATGGTGTTGTATCCGAACGACGCCAACGAAAACGGCAAGGAACTGCGCCTGCGCCAACAGTATTTCCTGACGTCGGCCAGTCTGCAGGACGTGTTCCGTCAATGGGGCGACCAACCGTTGACCCAGTTTGCCGAATGCAACGTATTCCAGCTCAACGATACCCACCCCAGCATCGCGGTAGCAGAACTGATGCGCCTGCTGCTCGACGATCCCGACAAGCGCTTGGAATGGAACGACGCCTGGGAGATCACGCGCAACTGTATGGCCTATACCAACCATACGCTGCTGCCCGAGGCGCTCGAACGCTGGCCGGTCAGACTGTTCGCGCAGTTACTGCCGCGCCTGCTGGAGATCATCTACGAGATCAATGCGCGCTTCCTGGCCGACGTGCGTCAGCGCTGGCCCGGCGACACCGACCGCGTGCGCAGGATGTCTTTGATCGAAGAAGGACCGGACCCGCAAGTGCGCATGGCCTACCTGGCAATCGTTGGCAGCTTCTCGGTCAACGGCGTCGCCGCACTGCATTCCGACCTGTTGACCAAAGGTCTGTTCAAGGATTTCTACGAACTGTGGCCCGAGAAGTTCAACAACAAGACCAACGGCGTCACCCCACGACGCTGGCTGGCGATGTCGAACCCGCAGCTCGCCGAATTGTTGACCGAGACCATCGGCGACGGCTGGCAGGCCGACCTGGGCCGACTCGAAAAGCTCAAGCCGTGGGCCGACGACGGTGACAAGAACTTCATGAAGCGTTGGCAGGAGATCAGACTGCACAACAAGCGGCGCTTGGCCGATATGGTGCTGGCCTTGACCGGGGTGCGCTTCGATCCATCGTCGCTGTTCGACATCCAGGTGAAGCGTATCCACGAATACAAGCGGCAACTGCTGAACGTGTTGCACGTGATCCACCTGTACAACCGCATCCGCAGCGGCGATACCGAAAACTGGGTAAATCGCTGCGTGCTGATCGGCGGCAAGGCCGCCCCGGGTTATCAGCGCGCCAAAGAGATCATCAAGCTGATCAACAACGTTGCCTCGGTGATCAATGGCGACCCGGCGGTCGGCGATCGCTTGAAAGTGGTGTTTCTGCCGAACTACGGCGTGACTAAGATGATGTACATCTGTCCCGCGGCCGACCTGTCGGAGCAGATATCGACCGCCGGCAAGGAAGCGTCGGGCACCGGCAACATGAAGTTCATGATGAACGGCTCGATTACGATCGGCACCTACGACGGTGCGAACATCGAGATCATGGATGCCGTCGGCGAAGAAAACTTCTTCCTGTTCGGGCTGAAAGCGGAAGAGGTTGCCGGCCTGCGCGGTCGCTACAACCCGCAAAGCTATATCGACAGCGACCCGGACCTGGCGGCCGTTATCGACCTGCTCGAGAGCGATCACTTCAGCGCTATCGAGCCCTGCCTGTTCCGCGGCATCATCGACAGCATCAAGAGCCCGCACGATCCGTGGATGACACTGGCCGACTTCCGCAGCTATATCGATGCACAGGCCAGCGCCGAAGCGGCATGGCGCGACCAGGATCAGTGGGTGCGCATGAGTATTCGCAACTGTGCTTCCAGCGGCGGCTTTTCGACCGACCGCACGATCAGCGAATACAACGACGATATCTGGAAGCTGAAAGCGCTGTCGTAA
- the glgA gene encoding glycogen synthase GlgA, translating into MKLLFAASEMFPLIKTGGLADVAHSLPNALAELGVDVRVVIPAYRTVLDRLTQMRVLGWLKLSAGTEVRILEAMHPEMKMPLWLVDAPTAFDRVGDPYTGANQQDWPDNPTRFALLSEAAASLAMDGLSLGWQADAVHANDWQTGLLPAYLSVETQPPRTVFTVHNIAYDCQFDFGTFQSLHLPAHWWSMELGEFYGRFSMLKAGLMFSDVLTTVSPRYADEIRTPEYGYGYAPILSAVSDKLVGILNGIDDITWNPRTDKHLVAHYQAGGKVRAGKRANRQALLTAMGASEEVIQQPVPLIGSVGRLVYQKGIDLLLDAIPPLLERTNAKFVLIGTGEAKLMHQLEALSKTHPDRVFSHLGYSETLAHQLEAGCDIFAMPSRYEPCGLNQMYSLCYGTPPVVRETGGLADTVVDATPRSIARGEANGFVFTEPTTHALQAAIERALELFEQPKQWMKLIKTGMRAEYGWKQSAQAYLDVYGAD; encoded by the coding sequence ATGAAGTTGCTCTTCGCCGCCAGCGAAATGTTCCCGCTGATCAAAACCGGTGGGCTCGCCGATGTCGCCCACAGCCTGCCCAATGCGCTCGCCGAACTGGGCGTCGATGTGCGCGTCGTGATTCCCGCCTATCGCACCGTGCTCGACCGCCTTACCCAGATGCGCGTGCTCGGCTGGCTCAAGCTGTCGGCGGGCACCGAGGTGCGCATACTCGAAGCGATGCATCCGGAAATGAAGATGCCGTTGTGGCTGGTCGATGCACCGACGGCATTCGATCGCGTCGGCGATCCCTATACCGGAGCCAACCAGCAGGACTGGCCGGACAACCCCACGCGCTTTGCGCTGTTGAGCGAAGCCGCGGCCAGCCTTGCGATGGACGGGCTGAGCCTGGGATGGCAGGCAGACGCGGTACATGCCAACGATTGGCAGACAGGCCTGCTGCCGGCCTACCTGTCGGTTGAGACACAGCCGCCGCGTACCGTGTTCACCGTGCACAACATCGCCTACGACTGCCAGTTCGACTTCGGCACCTTCCAGTCGCTTCACCTGCCGGCACATTGGTGGTCGATGGAACTGGGCGAGTTCTATGGTCGTTTCTCGATGCTCAAGGCCGGCCTGATGTTCAGTGACGTGTTGACGACCGTCAGCCCGCGTTACGCCGACGAGATCCGCACGCCGGAGTACGGTTACGGTTATGCGCCGATCCTCAGTGCCGTCAGCGACAAACTTGTCGGCATCCTCAACGGCATCGATGACATCACCTGGAACCCGCGCACCGACAAGCACCTGGTGGCGCACTACCAGGCCGGCGGCAAGGTGCGCGCCGGTAAGCGCGCCAACCGCCAGGCATTGCTGACGGCAATGGGCGCCAGCGAAGAGGTCATCCAACAACCGGTGCCGCTGATCGGCTCGGTCGGCCGTCTGGTCTATCAAAAGGGTATCGACCTGTTGCTCGACGCCATTCCGCCCCTGCTCGAGCGAACCAACGCCAAGTTTGTGCTGATCGGTACCGGCGAAGCCAAGCTGATGCACCAACTTGAAGCGCTCAGCAAGACCCACCCCGACCGCGTGTTCAGCCATTTGGGCTATTCTGAAACACTGGCACATCAGCTCGAAGCCGGTTGCGACATCTTCGCAATGCCATCTCGGTACGAACCTTGCGGGCTGAATCAGATGTACAGCCTGTGCTACGGCACGCCACCGGTCGTTCGCGAGACCGGCGGACTGGCGGACACGGTCGTCGATGCAACACCACGCAGTATCGCCCGCGGCGAAGCCAACGGTTTCGTGTTCACCGAACCGACCACGCATGCCCTGCAGGCGGCAATTGAGCGGGCGCTCGAACTGTTCGAACAACCCAAGCAGTGGATGAAACTGATCAAGACCGGGATGCGTGCAGAGTACGGCTGGAAGCAGAGCGCACAGGCCTACCTGGACGTGTACGGTGCGGATTGA